A stretch of DNA from Ovis aries strain OAR_USU_Benz2616 breed Rambouillet chromosome 14, ARS-UI_Ramb_v3.0, whole genome shotgun sequence:
CTGGACTCCCGGGGCTGCTGACTCAGGGACCACGTGCCCCTGGCTGCCCAGAGCTCCAGAATCCGATGAGGCCCGGGGTCCTGAGGACTCCGAGGCAGCACAATCCGGAACCCTCGAGGAAGCTGAGCCAGAGCTGGAAGCCGAGACCTCTGAAGGGGCTGAACCGGAGTTGGACCCCCAAATGGATCCCGAACCGGAGCCAGAGGCAGAGCCAGAGCCAGAGGCGGAGCCAGAGCCAGAGCCTGACTTCGAGGCTGAAGACGAGCCTGAAGGTGTGAGGATACCCAAACCTGGTGGGAGGGCGTGgcctgggaggcagaggaggcgGGGCTCTATCTGAATGACCACGCCCCTCTATTATTTCTAGATTCCTGAAAGCCATAGCACCCACAGGCCGCTCTTCGTCCTAGCAGCAATGGGATCTGGGATCCCGCCAAGGTGGGGTCAGATGCCACCAAGGTTCCATCTGGCCCAGTACCACTGAAAGTGAATAAATTCTGGAGGGTCAGCCTGGACTCTGATTGTGGCTCTCTGCCTAGGAATGAGGGTGTGGATGTGTGCCTCTAAGTCCCAAAGTCTTTGGGCAGCCCTGTCCCCATGGCACAGCTCTCAGCCCATTTCTGTCCTCAACAGTACAAGCTGTACCCCTGGAGACCccagacccaggtctccagtgGGACAAGGGCCAGATCCTTGGGCCCTGCTCCATGGCCCTTTTATCCTCATGAACCATTTGGGGACATGTGTCATCACCAGCCCCACCCAAGAAAGCCCCTAGCACTGGCACAAAGGTCCAGGAAAGGAGTACTTATCTCCACTTAGAGAAAGCTAGACTCACAGCCTTGGGAAGGGAGAttaagagaaagaggaagtgatCGTGAGTAGATGAAGCCGACACACTtaattataattgttttaattgGCTTCTCTCAGGACTGGGAGCTCAGTGAGGATTCTGACCAGTTAACTGGTACACAGAAGGCGCTCTATACATATTCAATGACTAAAGGAATAAGGACTTTCCAGCTGTGTTTCCAAGTTTTCAAGTGGAAAAACTAAGGCCAAGGGTGGAAGCAGGGCTGGGTCAACCTCACACAGCTGAGTCTGAGGTGAAACTAGAAGCAACAATCATCTTGGCACCTCTCCTGGTTGAGGAGAGGCTCAGAACTTGGAACCACTGGGGGCCTGCCCCTCAGGCTTGATTGTAGATGCTGCCCACCTATGCCAACCTCTGCCAGAGACCAGCTGCGAGGGTGTGGGCAAAGACAGGGACAGCAGAGGCCAGTGCAGGGGTTGAGGGCAAGGCCAGGGGAGCTCTCGGCTTGACTCACAGGCCTATGTATATGTGAGGGAGGGCGGGGGTGTGTATCGGTGGGGCTAGGAACAGTCAGTGCCTTTCAGAGGAGCCCTGTTCCCTCCATCGAACTTTCAGAAGCCCAGGACACACAGCACAGAAATAGGGAATACACACAATGACAATGGGAGAGGCAAAATGCTGGAAAGCACACCCCAGCCCAGCTGGGTCTCTACTACCAGGATCCCTGCTCCTCGAGTCGGTGTGAAAGCCGGACAGCAGGCTCAGGCAGTCACCCCAGGAGAAGGGAGATCCCCACCAGGACCCAGTGAGAGGTAGACAGCATGAAAGCTGAAGGAGCACCAAGGGGCCAGGTGGGGGACGAAAAGACTGGAGTACGCAGACACCCAAAGCCATCTCATGCAAGAACAAGTTTCcactcccaccccgccccccctcAATGCCCATCCATGCtcagcttccctcccaccctcaggCTCTTCCTTGGCTCAACAGACAGCTGGAGACAGGAGGGCAGACTTAGTTTGCCTGACATGCTGCTGTTGGCCCTTGGGGTCCAGGGAGGCTAGCACAAATTCTCTGCTGTTGCCGCTCCTCCCTCCTGAAATGCTtctgccctccccaggccccaAGAAACACCCAGgctgtggaagcacagagcaACCAGCTTCATGTTCTGGGGGCCGATCCGGAGCCCTCAACCAGTATCAGTCAGGCAGCAGGCGGCCCAGCTCTGCCTCATCCAGCCGGTTGGTGGTCATGATGTGTTCCAGCTGCTGCCGGTAGCGTGCTAAGTCCTGCATGAAGTGGGGCACCCGGGTGTTGTCCAGCACCCCGTGGGGCCGGAGGTGATCCACATCCTCATAGGAAACCTGCAGGGAGAAAGCTGGGCCTCAGTGCAGGGTCCCCTGGTTTTCAGGCAGCTGGTCCCAGCTCTCTTCCAATAGCCCATAGCCCTTTGCTCCCAGAACCCCTCCCACTCCCCTTCTGATTCATTCCCCACGTTCTGTACCCTGTGGCTCCATCCTGGGTGTTTGCTCTTTTTCTCAAAATCTTCTTCTAAGATCTATGTGCTTCAACCCCACTCCTGTATCCAGTCCAGCTTCCCCCCTTCATCTCCAAATCTGGGTATCCAACTGCCTTCCAAACACCTTTCCCTGGATACCAGGCGCCTCAGACGCCTCATAGCCAGCCTTCCTGGGTGCCAGCTTATGCAGCCCGACCCTTCTCACAGTCCCTAGGTCAGATTCCAGGGTGGGGACTTAGAATATGTCACCCTCCCACTCAGAGTGGCCACTGAGTTGAAAAGACTCCACTCTCTGAAGATCTCTCCAGCTTGCCCCTTCTCCATCTGCATGGCCACTGCGGGGTTATGCCAGACCACCGTCAGTGCTGCAGAAGAGACGAGAAAGGCCTCCTCTTCCccttgctgctgctcctgctgctgctaagtcgcttcagtcgtgcccgactctgtgtgaccccacaaacagcagcccaccaggctcctccgtccctgggattctccaggcaagaacactggagtgggttgccatttccttctccaatgcatgaaagtgcaaagtgaaagggaagtcctcagtcatgtccgactagtagcaaccccatggactgcagcctaccaggctcctctgcccatgggattttccaggcaagagtgctggactgggttgccattgccttctccgcttcccCTTGCACTCCCTTCCATAGGCCTCTCCTCCCATATGACACACAGAGCCTTCTAAAGCCAACATCTGTGCCACCCTTCGCTTGAAGCTCCTTGGATTCCCCACTGCTTTGGATGAAGTTCAACTTCCTCAGTTTGGCACAAATACCCAGTGCcaagggcttgatccctggctgTTTCTCCAGCTTGCTTCTGCAGGCCTTCCTGACTGCTCTCCTGGCCTGGAATGCTCACTTCCTTAGCAGTGTCTACACACACACCTGTGGGCTAGAAAAAGCACCTATACTGGCTGCCAGACTGTCACCTCATCGCCTGTGCTCACTCCACCCACGCTCCCCCCATGAGAGGCCTGGCACCCAGTCCTCAGTGGAGTTCCAACCAGAGGCTCAGGGAATACGGCAATGAAGGGGAGAGCTGGCTGGGACCTCTGAAGGCCCTGTGGCCCCTCACCTTGCCCAGCGAGGTCAGCAGTGGGAAGTCAATGGTCTGGCGATGCCGCAGAATGCGCAGGATGCCATCCAGGTATACCTGGTCCTTGCTGAAGCAGCCTGTGGGCAAAGAGGGCCGTGAGCCCTAGGTCCaaacccccaccctcaccttcccacCCCAGATTGAGGCACTCCCCCGCCAACCCCCCAGGACTGGTGCCCACCAGGCAGCGAGGTGTCAGTCTGGCCACGCTTGGCACGCACGCAGTACTCCCAGCGCACATCGGCATCCTGCACGTAGCGCGCCAGGTCCTGGAAGAGCTGGCGAAAGGACATGCGGGCGGCACGATGTATCGTATAGTAGAGCAGTGCCGCGCGCCACAGGAAGGGCTGCTTGCGGAACAGCACGCTGTGCAGGCTGGCCAGGCCCTCCTCCGTGGGGTTTGCTGGCCTCAGCCCGTACTGCTGCCGGCCCTCGGCGCTGTGCCACGGCTGTCGTGCGTTGTTCACGCCCCGAAGGTAGTGGGTACCTGTGGGGAGGGCAAAGAAGAGGCTGGGCTGAGCATCCCGGGGGTCTTCCTGCCTGGCCCTATCCGGGCCCTGCTCTGCCTGGCTGGACCTCTAGCCGGTGACTCACATAGCTTTATGTCCCTAAAATCAGGCTCTCACACAAGCCTCTCCACCCTACACCCATACTCACCCAACCTAAGGCATCATCAAGACCATCTTCAGGTAAACACACACCCAAGGATCCAGAGGTTCACACACATGAATCCTCCCCCACCCGTCCAggactacacacacacaattctccCAAACTAAcactgctcccccaccccacctcccgcAGCCCCCTAGAGAGGCCAGTCCCATACCCTTGCATGCCCATCTCATGCTGACATATTCAGCAAAAACCCTTTTGCCCAGAGCAACACGATTTTTGACGAGGAGTGACAGACATGAAAGAATAGTAATTCGTGTCCTATGCCTGCCTTTCCAGCCTGGCCAGTCCCTTCCTAAGTCCATCTGTGTCTTCAGCCAGTTCCCTCCCCAGAATCTGAACTTGAATCCACCGTGGAAGGCCTGTACTGTGGCTAGACTAGTGGGGCCCTTAGGGTTCTCCCTCTGGCCTGTCTGGGCCTCAGCAGTCTTGCCCCACGGACAAGGGAAATCAGAGAAGAAGCTGAGGGAGGAAAAGATACCCAAAAGAAACAGGAAGTGAGGGTGAGCCCAAAGAGTGGGCTGGCATGTTCTGGCGTACCTCTGTGAGCCTGAGGGAGGAGGTGGCTGCTGGTGAAGGGAAGGGGAAAAATGAGAGGGGGTGGAATTACTGGGACCCCTCACTGCCCCGCCCCCATGTCCCAGCCCCCTCTCATCCCAGCCCACCCACCTACCACACCCTGACCTATCTCGTGCCGCAGCATGCCCTCCAACCAGTACTGGCGGGCTCCAGTCAGGTTGATGGCCAATGTTGGTCGGCTGTTCTCCACCATCATCACTGCCTGGGACAGGAGGTCCTCACTCAGCTGCACCACTACCTGTGGGTGGCAGAGACGCACGTCATGGCCACCATCCCCGGGGGCCAGTGGGGAGGTGGACCTGCTGATGCCACAGGGGAACCAGGCCCGACACTTGGCCACAAtacccaccctgccccacctctGCTTGGAGCCAGCTCCCACCTGACTGGGGCGGGGACGGGAGCAGGGCTGGCCTGAGGTCACTAGCTCCACCAGAACAGAGCTGGGCCTGGCACTGCGCAGTCTGGCAGTGTGGTTGGAAGCGGGTGGAAAAGGGGTATCACTGACAGCGTGAGCTCACCTCCCCGACGCAGCCCTCCTTCTGCATGTATCTGCGCACAATGGACCAGATCTGGCACTTGGTCAGCAGCTGGCCCCCCGTTGCAGCCTCGAAGTGTTCATAGGTCCCAAACTTCTCCAGGACAGCCTCGATGATGCCAACTGCCTGTACAGAGGGCCGCAGCAGCAGGTCAGGCTGGACCGCTCAGGTGGTCCGGGCTGGGGTGAGGCGGGCAGTCGCCACTGACCTGATGAATGAACTGTCCAGAGGCCTCACAGTATTTCTCCAGCACAGCCGTGGGCATGGGTTCCTGGTACTCGAACTGTGGGTTGTAGGTGTAATGGGACTGGAAGAACTTGTCCCGCTCGCGGTCCATATTGGTTGGCCGCAGAGCCACCAACATGCAGGGGCTCTTGCTGGCACCATGGCCTGCCTCCTTTCGAGCCTTAGCGATATGAGGCAGGGAGGCTGCAGGCCGCAGGGTGCCCCTACCTGGGTCCCGTCCCCGTCCAGGCGGGGCCCGACTCTGGGTGCTGCCCCCCCGCCGGCCAGTACTGTTCACGGTGTAGGTGCTCTCGCTGCGCCGCATGTGTCCACGGTGGCCCAAGTGCAGCTCTGAGAAGGGCTGCCTCTCTGCCCGGGGCCGCAGGGCTGAGGGGACGGACAGAGCCAGGGGCAGGGCCAGGGACTGAGGCCAGGGGAACAGCGCTGTCCCATTTCGGTCTGAGGGCCCCCGCCTATGGGCCAAGGAGGAGGGGCTGGCTGGCGGGCTGGGGGGTGCCTGCTCATACACCTGAGCACCTGAGTCCAGCACCATTCTGTCCTGGAGGGCACATCCGGCTGGGTCACTCCAGCTCCCCACACCGTCGACTTCTGGAGACACAGGAAGGATGTGGAGGCCAGCAATGAGTGGGTATGGCCTCAGGGCCAGCAGGCCCTGTgccccctcacctccaccctAGTTAGTCCATTCCCTGGACCGGGGGAAAGCAGGAGGAGGTCTCATACATCCACGTAGATGGTGGTTCCTCAAATCCCCTTAGCCCATGAGCTTCTGAGAGTAAGTCCTAAGCCCCCCACTCATGATTCTAATCCCTGTGCTCAGAGCCCACCCAGACTGGGAATTTGGTACAGTGTAGCCTCAGCTGCCAGGATGAAAGGTGAGGGGGTCTCACTACCTTCTATCTGCCTTCTACCTCTGGCATTTTCTCAGTCTCACTCCGCCCCTCCCACCCAGCTCCATCCACTTCCTCCAGCCCACTGGGCCTACCTGCCCCATGCTTATGCTAGTCCCTCCACCTGGAATGCTCTCTTCCCTCTGGGCCATCTGTTCAAATCTAAATTAGAACCAGCTTTTTGTAAGCAGAGGGAAAGTTCAGCCAATCCAAGCCAATCCCTGGGTGTCTCCTATCAGAGCCATCTTCCTAGTGGTCATCCAAGGCCAGTGTCAGGACGGTTACCCCAACTCTGTACCAGGGCTCAGTCTAACCCAGTCTCTCCCCAGAGACTGACCAAAGGCTCCATCCTCCGAACTCTCCTGTCTGCTCAGGGACATAATTCCAGCATCTCTCCTTTTTCCTACATCGCCTACATCATCAGTCTCTTCCATTCTGCTGGATTCTTCCCGTCAGTATAAACACATGCTGTTATTTCtccatcttaaaaaataaaaccctcacTTGACCCCATAGCTTCACTGCATTTCCCTCCAGCTGCTTCTCAGGGTAATACAACAGTCCAAGTCATCTATACTCAGTCTTTATCTAGTTCCTTCTTTCCTGTTCTGTCTTAAATTTCACTTCAAGTAGGGACTTCTGGCCCCTGCTCTCTATCAAACTGACCTGGCCAAGGTCACCAATGATCTTCATGTTGATCAGTAGAACTTGACAAAGTCAGTGACCTCATCCCAGCTTGGCCACATCTTCCCCTTGGTTCTCGACTACACTGGGACATAGTTCTCCCATCTCACTAGCTGCTCGTTCTTGTCTTCCTTGCTGCTCATCCCTGTCTTTCTGACCTCTTAACACCATAATGTggagagacactgctttgggaaagatcccgCTGTTCTCCTAACTTGCTACAATAAATCCTTCCTTACCCGCCCctcccctggaaaaaaaaaaaaaactctaatgtCCAGAACTTGAAAACTTCTCTTCTCCATTTATGCTCTCTCCCTGGGTGATCTCATCCACTCTCATGGTTTTAAATATGTCAGCCCAAACTTCTTTCATAAACTTCAGACTAGTGTTCTCTGTGCGTAAGTTGCTCAGctatattcaactctttgcaaccctatgaactataacccaccaggctcctatgtccatggaattctccaggcaagaatactggatacggagtgggttgccattcccttcaccagggattttcccaacccaggtctcctgcattgcaggcagattctttaccatctgaaacacagggaagcccctcaaactATGTTGTCAGTTCTCAATTCAACATGTTTACTTGAATGTATAACAGGCATCTCAAACTGAAAATGTCCCTGTCTGGAACGCTTTCCCCTCATATAACAGCAGGGGTCACTCTCACTTTCCTCAGATTTCTGTACAAATATCTTGTTAGAAAAGCCTTCCCAACACACCCTCTATAAGACAGTAAACCTCCTCTAAACCCTCTCCACCAGAACCTCGCCTTCCCTACAATATTGTCCTCCAATGCAGTCATCACCATCTGAAGTACAGTATATGTGACTATTGTCTGTTTTCTCCTTCTAAGTGTTCACAGCTGTGTCCCCAGAACAGTTGTTCAGTAAAGGAATGAAACCAAGAGCCCTTGTCCTTCTCAGAACTGGAATCATTCCCTCCCTGCACATGGCTTCCCCAGCTAGTTCTgatcccttctcccctcctcccagtatTCTGCCTAGTGACAAGCTGCTGGATGATTTCAGGCTCAGGCTTCCTTTCCCTCAACTAACCATACACTTTTCTGGATTCCTCACTGCTCTCCAGGCCTCTTACTTGTACCAATCCTCTTTATCTCCCCTTCTTTCATTTGACCTACCTCTTTGGAATTACCAGGATATGCCTGTTTTTTTCATGTCTCAGGTCCTTTTGCCAAGAATGCCCTCCCAATGTCTCCCTGTAACAAACTCCTAACCATTCTTCAGGACAGGGTTTAGGcctcacctcctctgggaagccttcccagCGTCTTAGAGGCTCCCAGTGCCCaagcggcttctttaccaccctAGGCTGTTATTGTTGGAGCCCAGGTCCGTCTCCCCCCACATCATCCCCTgaactccctgagggcagggacggGTCTCATTCACCCCCATGACCAAAGTACCCAGCACTAGATGCAGAATGAATGAAAGATGGTTGTGGGAGGAGCCCAGACTGAAGGCGGAGTCTGGTGATATATAAGAGGGTGTGGTCTGCGCCAGTAAGAAACTCCAAGAGAAGATAACATTGAAGAGGAGCCAATGGGTACTAGGAAATCGAGGAGGGGCGTGACCTACAGCCAATAAGTGGCAGGGGCTGGGGCAAAGGGTGTGCCCAATGGAGGGCGGGGCCAGTGGACAATGGAGCGGGGTTCCCAGGTAGATGAGGAGGGGTCCGGTCGAACGCCTTTTCGgccttgtgggggtggggggattacACCCGCGTGCCGCGCCCCCACCTGTTCAATCCTCTTCTCGCCGCCGCTGTTCCCGCTCCGCAACACAGGCCGCCGGCTGCCCAGCCCGCGGGAGCCGACGCTGGTGACGCAGGGGCTCGGGCGCGCGCACGCTCAGACGAAGGAGCGCGGATTCGCGTCAATCTCTGCTGCCGCAAGAGCCCGAGGACACGGCTTGGGGTGGGGCCAGGCAGAGCCGGGGGGTGGTGTCCGCCATCGGGTCACGCCCCTGGGTGGGGTGTTGTCTTAAGCCCGCCCCCTCTGCCTCAGTTGACTGGCGTAGGAGACGCCAGCTCTCTGCGGGTGCGAGCACACGTAAGGGTGTAGCCTGCACACTGTGGAAGTCCCCGTACTTGGGAAAGCAGCCCACATACAGGTCTGGTACCGGGATAGGTGGGGCGCAGCCATATATCAGAACTGGAACCAGGATACCTTAGGTGTGTCACTGCACTTGGACCCCCTGCCCTTCGTGGGCACTTTTATTTCATCCACCCTTCGCCAACACGTACAATTCAGGCGTACGGGGACGTGACTTTATTCTGCTGGCAGTCAGGAGTCAGGCACAGGACCCTGAGGGGAAGCAGGAGGCCACCGAGGGTGCAGGTGTTGGCACGAGGCTGAAAAGTGCTCGGTGACCAGCTGGGGGCGAGGGCTGCGGGCCGGCCCGCAGAGAGCTGAGTGCGGCCAGGCGCTGCTCTCGGGACACGTCTCCGCGCAGGTCCAGGAGGGCGGAGACGTGATCCTCGCTGTTGAGTTACGGGTGTGTTAGCCCCGCCCAGCCCCTCCTGGGTCTCCTCCCTTCCCGGGCGGTCTTCGCACCTCACGTCGGGAAACTGTTGCCGCAAGCCTGCCACCTCGAGGCCAAGTAGCGTAGGGTCGCGGAGGTTCAGCAGCTCCTTCAATGCAAGCAGCACTGGCACACACTGAACGCTCTCCTCCAGGCCCTGAGCACGCAGGGGTTGGTCTTTCTCCAATCCTCGATCCCTATCGAATCACTAAGACTCCCGCCCATCCGCTCGCCCAGCGAATTCTCACCAAACCGAGGAAAAGCTCCTGAAGCTGGGCCGCATCGTGCTGCAGGCGCTCGGCCGCCTGGGTCCTCTCGTCAGCACCGCGGCAGACTAGGCGGCCTTGCATCAGCGCACTTAGGTACTGCAGCACCACCGTACGTTCCGCCTCGACCAGCAACAGCTGTGGGGATCGCGATCAAATGGGTCGAGGATGTTTTTCGCATGGACGCTTTGAtaacccccgccccccgccagccTTTCCCCGCAGATGCACCTGGACCGCGGGATTCCGCACGTGCCGAAAGT
This window harbors:
- the MATCAP1 gene encoding microtubule-associated tyrosine carboxypeptidase 1 codes for the protein MVLDSGAQVYEQAPPSPPASPSSLAHRRGPSDRNGTALFPWPQSLALPLALSVPSALRPRAERQPFSELHLGHRGHMRRSESTYTVNSTGRRGGSTQSRAPPGRGRDPGRGTLRPAASLPHIAKARKEAGHGASKSPCMLVALRPTNMDRERDKFFQSHYTYNPQFEYQEPMPTAVLEKYCEASGQFIHQAVGIIEAVLEKFGTYEHFEAATGGQLLTKCQIWSIVRRYMQKEGCVGEVVVQLSEDLLSQAVMMVENSRPTLAINLTGARQYWLEGMLRHEIGTHYLRGVNNARQPWHSAEGRQQYGLRPANPTEEGLASLHSVLFRKQPFLWRAALLYYTIHRAARMSFRQLFQDLARYVQDADVRWEYCVRAKRGQTDTSLPGCFSKDQVYLDGILRILRHRQTIDFPLLTSLGKVSYEDVDHLRPHGVLDNTRVPHFMQDLARYRQQLEHIMTTNRLDEAELGRLLPD